Genomic segment of Apium graveolens cultivar Ventura chromosome 7, ASM990537v1, whole genome shotgun sequence:
gcacttcttgggaattcgcccctggggtgctttgggggcgttgccttccatcggccattggctcttttccaggacgcctccttctcggggccacttcattatctgaagattcggagtctctctcagtgtaaggaccagaaaatgtccgatcctcagggataggacccaaacctcgtatatagggggcgactgccctcgtgcttcgcttcgcccagcatatccgcttcctccaacctcagggtgaaggggcatcccataaggggggttagtagtaacaatagttgaatattcatacccgacgggtcgagaattcacaggtatatgtacttgttaaacttggggattcgtatcttgaatagtcgggggagttgtcccttgtagctggggttgagttgcccctgtctgggcttccccctgagtagatgcataagttgaatggggaggaacctccacggttgatgaaatcacctgggttgtctctgatggtgttccttcctctagagctccaattgttctccgtgttctcgccatggttgttgttgtacttcccacagacggcggcaaatgttatggataaaaaactaaggttattatttgctgtatttattactaagattcgggagctcaaggcctttaatggctgctctcgtgtatcgtagcttaattctgcctttacgagatgcctacgtatctctgtgaattagagaatcaagccaaaaaacgtagttctgatttgtggggtgaggccccttatatagatgttgggagtccttgaattggacttggtataggagacttggtgggcaagtctcataattagaatggactttggagtcctagatagtaggaaactgattccttatccttttaggtccccttgaggctaatctataaggatttatatccttatcgggactcttctcaatagctgattttttccttattaattaattacgaaattaattaataatcagggcttttgggccttctttatttcatcaggcctgatctggttattgggcctggcagcccacaccttgcagtatttaattatactatcataatttatttatccctatcaggggcaaatgatagggataaataaatcctgattacataattaattattacagtttgggctgcaaggcccaataagaagatgtatgatattcagaccagaaaggttagcatgttgatcaggcctggtagaccagatcaggccagatggaataaagaaggcccaaaaaccctatatattattaattaatttcgtaattaattaagaagggaaaaatcagccattgagaaaggtcccgataaggatataaaatCAGCCATTGGGAaaatcagtttcctactttctaggactccaaagtccattctaactatgagacttgcccaccaagtctcctataccaagtccaattcaagtacccccacatctatataaggggcctcacctcacaaatcagaactacgttttttggcttgattctctaattcacagagatacgtaggcatctcgtaaaggcagagttaagctacgaaatacgagagcagccattaaaggcattgagctcccgaaccttagtaataaatacagcaattatatatattagtttttaatccataacactagtcaaattctcatgcatttgtacttaatgttttttacatcatcaaatatctgttaacttgtatattatgctaatttacaagttgggggagattgttagatatatttgataatgtcatgactaatgtgatttatgtttagttttcagatcttacttaaacaggacaaatcagtacttaactgaaatcagcacttatactgaagtcagaacttaagtcgtcagtacttaaggtgcaggagatatttatcagaagataatattcggacttaaaggaaacgttcagataaggaaggcagctgatttacaggaagagaagatcgagacaaacataagaagagatatgcatgaagaaggaattctacgaagaatataatacttggaagaaaagatatctgattgatatattttaggaagcagaattatattccatatcaattagcgattatcttgtaactgtgtagtatataaacacagacatagggtttacactataagtgttatcattatcgagaagattattcattataaccctagcagctctcgtgatatttgttcatcactgagagaggacagttacatactgtaacagagtttattgttttgaataaagtttgttttctgttacttgagttattaaagttcgattcgattgtgctatacactatattcacccccctctacagtgtgtgtgacctaacacgcCATACGCTTTTATTATTTTTGTAGGTTGAAATTCTATTTTGTATTATGTTTTAAAATAAGTTCATAATAAATTGGCCCaactaaatatatatatttcaaaaaaaaaaaatcattacCAAATAAATAGGTCATTTGTTCAAATTGGAATATTTTTATATAGAATTTTTTAAGTTACCGGTAAGATtctatattaataaaataatatgaaTATTATAGGCACCGTACTTAGATTTCATCCAcagataataataaaacaataaACAATAAAACTATACAAACTGTATTATGATTATAATTCTATTTCCCGTAAAACTCTAAATTATTTTTTGATAAGATATTTGGTTTCATTTAGTACGGTTACACCATTTTTTGTTTCAACCCCAGATTCCTATTTCATGTAAACTTCTGCGTTagtttttaattaaatataaaatttatggaatcataatataattaagatatttttattttctgtagaattctttataattttttattaaaataataaaattgttcgAATCATGTGATTTTAATTATAATACTTCTATTCCCTCTAGAGCTCTAAATTATTTTTTAACGATATGGTACTTGATTTCACCGAATTTTCTTTTCAATTTAACCACTTTTAATAGTACTTGATTTTACTGTGTTTTGGTTTACAGTGTTTAGGTTACACTCCTTAATTCTTATTTTAAGCAAGTAATAAAATTGATGAAATTGTAGGATAATTACGATGCTTCTACTTTTCGAATAGTTCTACGTTACtttttgataaaataataattttattcgAATCGTGTTATATTTACAATACTTCTATTTTCTTTAGAACTCTTTATTACCATTTTAACATTATTTGTTTGAATCGTGTTATAATTTATTTGGATGCAAGTAATTATTTGATTTCACCGTATTTTGATTATATCATAATATCAATACATTACgctaattatattattataaataaatttaataaaattttctAGACCCCTTGCTTGGCACCAGTTATCTTCTAGTAATCATAGAAGACAAAATACAAGCAAACTCTCAATATTATTCAAAAAGAGAACACCAACTTGTAATATATACACCAAGGATACCAGGAAGGAGTAAGGACTAAATAATTGACGTCATATCATCATATCAGGTGGACTCGTCGTCGGGGATCTCGGAAAATATAAAAGATAAGAGTGATAGAGGCAAAAAAAATGTACAAAAAATTGTTATAAAATGATGTATCATGGTTGATGCGGCAGTTTGGAATAATTTAATTGGTGTTTTTGAGGTAAATGTCGGGGATCATTTTCATTTAGCCAAAAAAAATTTAACACTTGGCATTTTGTAACTTTTTTGGGAATCAATTTGGTACCCTTAGCATTTTTCAAAAGATAATTAAGCAAGAAAAGTTTTACAATGTCACACAGACACAGCTCACAACAATCCCCATCACTAACATATTGCTTCACAAGGAACGAGATGAGATTCATGTGAAACATAGATCTTCAAGTGTTTTTTGAATGAGTATTATTTGGATCTCCTGTAGATCACCTACAGAACCAAACAAAGAGAAGTCACACTCTCTTTTTCAAGAGGAAAGTCGCACTTTATTAGAATAGAAAACATTTTAAATATAATTTGGACTATTTCCTGATGAACGTTGCACTTGATGGTGACGTATATTATGTACACTTCGTCTCCTTGAATTAGGTCAACAATAAATTATGCAACAAACATATTGTAGTCGAATATTAAGGAATTTTAACAGGATAAATGtcaattataaaaatatttgcaTGAGATATAAATAATGATTATGGTATAGCAGGCTTGCTCAATTTAGGTAGACTTGCTTGGTCACAGCTTTTAGAATTTGCAGCAGGTTTACAAAGAGACATTTTTTTAATTGCTTAAGTTCCTGCGGAAGAAAACAAATACAGAGGTTTTAGTATATCAAGAAATTAACTACATagtagtatatatatatatatatatatatatataaatgcaGTTGCAAACGACTTGTTTTCAGAACATTTTATCTTAAGCTTGTTCAATTGGTATGAAAGAAATAAGACAAGGTAGAGGATGAAAGTGTGAAACTTGAGAGTGCATGATGAGGTTTCTGAGGAAAATTAGGACGGAGGAATGAGCATCCAAACCAAGTTGGCGGGATTAATATTATGATCTAATTATTTTCAAAACACTACAAATATTATTCAATTACTACAATGTTTCATAACTTTGGCGGGAGACCAAGCGTTAGCTTCAGATATAATCATATATGATATCAGAGCTGTAATGTAATTTGCAGAAGAGTATGGCATAAAGGAAGCGTACTTGGTACCTTGAAAGGTTAACAAGGTATTAATCATGTAGCTGCAATTGACGATGATGTGTTCTACCTGTTCACTGGTGTCTTAGGCTGACCAACTCAACGTCAAAGATAAGTGTCCCTAGTGTAGAGCCTTCTCCATTGGCTAGGCGCGTAGGATTAAAAATGGTGGTGAACAACCTTTGCCTGTCAAAATACTGCAAAGTGCAGAAAAAACTGAAATATATTTAAGCGATTACCAACAACAACAGTAGAATCAAGATTTATATTATATCGTTTGTTTTTTTATCGCCTCTTGCAGATTTATAGTCTTGAAGATTACACATATTTTAAACATAACTTGCTATCTTTCTCCTCATTCGAGTTTTCTACTGCCATTATATTAGACTACCAACTATTTCTTCGCAACTGCATGCCCACTGTTGATACATTCTCTTATTCCTGGCCAGCTCTTTCTGTGCAACTATGTGCAACTGCCCCCTGTTTATAAATTCTCTTTCTCTAGTCCGTTTTATCACAGTTTAGTAATCAAAAACAATATCTGGTTACGAGATATACCTTTCCCTTTTGAATGTATCAACACAAGAGATGCATCTCCAACAAAACACTAGCATCAATGTTCCAAAAATTCCGTTTCATGTTCTACGTTTACTGATTACAGATCTGTGCTTTTCACCACTAACTATaatttaaacaaatataaaaCTCTGTTTCGGAAATTAATCTCTACTTATGGAGCATGAGAAATGATAATGATTAATTTCTCGTTATCTTTAAAGAATCAATGTACTCCTCAGCATGGCTTGTTCTGGTTCTTGTCTATAGATGATGGAGATGCATTTAGAGTGTAATACATgagggggagggggaggggggGGGGAGAGAATTATATATGTGCTGATTCATAAGGTTAAGAATGGATGACCTTCAGTTCTGCATGGCTAATTTTGGTTTTTGTCTCAACAGGGTAACAGGTGCATCAAAAAAAAACATCAGAGAGATAGGGAGAGATAGTACACACATTTGGCGGTAAAGGTTCCTGTGACATGTTCTGATACCCCTGTGATGGAGGAATGATTACCCTTCTTATGCTGCCCACTGTCATGGATCTTACTGCTGTTTGAATCCCCGATATCACCTGGATATGTTAAATAACAGTACTTGTTATATCTCTATTAGATTAATTAAATATCTGCAATGTAGTGAAGTAGAGAGGGGTCTATGCTAAAATCAGACCATTCAGATTTAAGTCTGTCAATTAATACCGTTTTTATAGTTTGATAGTTTTGATGGCAAGTAGGATATATACTGCATTCACTAACCAAGCTACAGGTTATACCTTGCCTAAAAAAGAAAAGGTTTTGTGGGTGAACAGGTCTTCTATGTCACATTTAGGTCATTTAGAGTCCAGGAGCAAGCTAAGGGGATGTATCAGTGATAACTAGGACTTGTCTTGAATTTTTGTAGTTGTGCACCTACACACAATCAATTGAGCAATTCTGATGTGTTGTATCGGCAACCAGAGCCATTAGATTATAACTGTGTAACTAGAGTAACTGTGAAATCAACACTTAAAAGTGAGCAAGCATCTGGGAAGAAATGTGTTGATGTCAAGTAAAAGTGAAAAGAGGGGAGAAACTGTCAGAAATATGAAGAGAGGGACGTGAACATCATATGAAACTTAATCCTTGTGAGGATAGAATTATTTAGATGATATATATTGAGGTTCAATAGATAACATTTTCTATCTACACGGCAAACATTTTAATacaaatatttaataaattaagtAATAATTGTTGAAGGAAATCCAGACTAACATTGCGAGACCCAAGTATGAAGCTAAAGGGAATCGGTTCCCCAGTTTCATCTTTATGATCGTATGTTGAATCAAAACGCCATCCTTGCTTTGCAGCCAGCCTTCCATAGTAATGAATCGCAACCTTCAGGTCGAAAGATATAGGAGTATTATGTATAGCTTCTAAACAGAGCCTTCATAGCAAAATTTAACTGATCGACACAGACACGGGTTGTTTATAGAAAAAAATTGATGTAGGATAACAAACAGTAATCAATTAACTGAATATGAACATAAATATTGTGTAAAGAAAAAGCATGCACAAGCGAACCTGATCCCCATCGACGGGGAGTTGAGCTTGGCCTTGAGCAACGCGAAGATCCAAAACCTTGACTCCCCCGGAATTGGGGAGCTCAGAGAAGTCAGAAATGGAGGTGGTTTTAGCAAGGGAAATAGATGTTGAAGATAAAAAGAGCGATAATGCAGAAGAGAAAAAGAGAGCTCTTCTTGAGATGAAAACGACAGAAGAAGCCGATGCGTGTACTAGTTGTTTGGGTTGATTTGCAGATAAGCGGGTGGTCACAAGGTGAGGAACATGGAGGGATGAAAATGAAAGTGATGCCATCCCTCCAACCACTATTTAGAAAATATAACTTATTAACAAATATTAAGATGATGCAGTTTCTGTTAAAACATATGTACTTCATTTAAATTCCATCATTCCgtcaaattttatttatattaacaTTTATATATACAATTTCTCTAGACTAGTGTTCGAACAACTTTAGTGATGATTTCACTAACGTTTTTTGTAATACCTATTCATCTTACCTAAAATAGCTATGGTGAAATTTGGAGTATATGTAATTAGTTATTAGTGAATGACCTGTGCAGCACATATATTACAAACCCATCTGTCTATTTGGAGGACAACTGGGTATAAGTTGAGTAAATTATATGAACATATATGGTTGCTGTTATTCTGCTAAATTTTACAGGAGGCAATGCAGATGTTAATGAAACGTACAATGTGATCAGTGAGCAGTCTTGACAGGAATGTCTCCCAGGGTGTCGTATTAAACAATGCAAAGCTAGGAGGTCAAAAAACCAAGTGCAAGGCACGATGCAGCTTTCGAATAGGATTAAACAACCAAGGGCAGGAACCATCGCAGTGCAGCCAGGAATGAAGTCAGCCAATAAATTTTACAAATTACAAGTTGC
This window contains:
- the LOC141675136 gene encoding peptidyl-prolyl cis-trans isomerase FKBP17-1, chloroplastic isoform X2, encoding MASLSFSSLHVPHLVTTRLSANQPKQLVHASASSVVFISRRALFFSSALSLFLSSTSISLAKTTSISDFSELPNSGGVKVLDLRVAQGQAQLPVDGDQVAIHYYGRLAAKQGWRFDSTYDHKDETGEPIPFSFILGSRNVISGIQTAVRSMTVGSIRRVIIPPSQGYQNMSQEPLPPNFFLHFAVF
- the LOC141675136 gene encoding peptidyl-prolyl cis-trans isomerase FKBP17-1, chloroplastic isoform X1 codes for the protein MASLSFSSLHVPHLVTTRLSANQPKQLVHASASSVVFISRRALFFSSALSLFLSSTSISLAKTTSISDFSELPNSGGVKVLDLRVAQGQAQLPVDGDQVAIHYYGRLAAKQGWRFDSTYDHKDETGEPIPFSFILGSRNVISGIQTAVRSMTVGSIRRVIIPPSQGYQNMSQEPLPPNYFDRQRLFTTIFNPTRLANGEGSTLGTLIFDVELVSLRHQ